In the genome of Juglans regia cultivar Chandler unplaced genomic scaffold, Walnut 2.0 Scaffold_92, whole genome shotgun sequence, one region contains:
- the LOC108990170 gene encoding 5-formyltetrahydrofolate cyclo-ligase, mitochondrial-like: protein MGLCMLPPPCQVGVCQIMSKSSFVRGTCRRANFSDTGRVWIYDLGIGRVSLSEHWRASGKVIWFVNLPTPVMFPLMLLSPALRGHPGLICTCFPMLSPSCTRPSPAPKTLLSCPPSYATPSTVTFSTMNKNTEQEHLDSVFKQKRALRSRVRKTLKAMEPDLRSQEDNAIQSIILESPWFKSSRRLCAYISCSALREVDTSKLLSETLSNPTGDGHTHRGKILYVPRVEDKNCHMRMLRISCIDDLVANSMDILEPAPVDSDGNEREDVILANEPVDLFLLPGLAFDRSGRRLGRGGGYYDTFLKKYQELAKARDWKQPLLVVLSYSVQIMDEGVITVTPNDILVDALVSPIDVIPICQAALDSQVCTG from the exons ATGGGTCTTTGCATGTTGCCACCTCCTTGCCAAGTAGGTGTGTGCCAGATCATGAGCAAATCGTCTTTTGTACGCGGAACATGCCGTCGCGCCAATTTCTCTGATACTGGTAGGGTTTGGATCTATGACCTTGGGATCGGGCGCGTGTCGCTGTCTGAACATTGGCGTGCGTCTGGGAAAGTGATTTGGTTTGTCAATTTGCCGACCCCCGTGATGTTCCCTCTGATGCTCCTGAGCCCGGCATTGAGAGGCCACCCTGGGTTGATTTGCACTTGCTTCCCGATGCTCTCGCCCAG CTGCACCAGACCTTCACCAGCACCAAAGACGCTTCTCTCTTGCCCACCCTCGTACGCGACTCCATCCACCGTTACCTTCTCGACGATGAACAAGAACACAGAACAAGAACATCTGGACTCTGTGTTCAAGCAAAAACGAGCGCTCCGATCTAGGGTTCGCAAGACCCTCAAGGCTATGGAGCCTGACCTCAGATCCCAAGAAG ACAATGCCATTCAGAGTATTATTTTGGAATCTCCATGGTTTAAATCTAGTAGGAGATTGTGTGCCTATATAAGCTGTAGTGCTTTGCGGGAAGTTGACACATCAAAATTATTGTCTGAAACTCTGTCAAATCCAACTGGAG atGGCCACACACACAGAGGAAAAATACTTTATGTTCCACGCGTGGAGGACAAGAATTGTCACATGCGCATGCTAAGAATCTCATGTATTGATGATCTTGTTGCAAATTCAATGGACATCTTAGAACCAGCTCCAGTGGATAGTGATGGAAACGAACGTGAAGATG TTATTCTAGCAAATGAGCCAGTTGATTTGTTCCTCTTGCCTG GACTAGCATTTGACAGATCTGGAAGGCGCCTGGGTCGTGGTGGAGG TTATTATGATACCTTCCTGAAGAAATACCAAGAGCTTGCAAAGGCAAGGGATTGGAAGCAACCCCTCCTTG TTGTGCTGTCATATTCTGTGCAAATAATGGATGAAGGAGTTATAACAGTCACTCCAAATGACATTCTTGTGGATGCTCTTGTATCCCCAATCGATGTGATTCCTATTTGCCAAGCTGCCTTAGACAG TCAAGTATGTACAGGATGA